Proteins encoded together in one Plectropomus leopardus isolate mb chromosome 19, YSFRI_Pleo_2.0, whole genome shotgun sequence window:
- the si:ch211-141o9.10 gene encoding probable endonuclease 4: MGPKKRGAKRRKTEGGEEEEEGAEEKEAEERGDIKRKDRGNKKYIGAHVGIQGGIWKAVGSCTEMGGSSFALFLGSQRSWKRPALDHAAADKFREQCCIQEYDPAHILPHGSYLMNCGSPKEDVFEKSQALLVDELSRCSLLGLTLYNFHPGSSLGSITTEQCVEKIAGAINHAHQQTPAVVTVLENMSGQGSTVGGTFSELKSIIDKVRDQTRVGVCLDTCHAFAAGYDVAAEGGVKATLDEFDQEVGLGYLKAVHLNDSKGKLGCNLDRHEDIGKGHIGISAFRDIVNEPRLDNIPLILETPGRPGFEYAEQIELLYSLCEKK, from the exons ATGGGTCCAAAAAAGAGAGGAGCGAAGAGGAGGAAAACcgagggaggagaagaggaggaagagggtgCTGAAGAGAaggaggctgaggagagaggagacattAAGAGGAAGGACCGTGGGAATAAGAAATACATTGGAGCTCATGTTGGCATTCAAG GAGGGATCTGGAAAGCGGTGGGGTCCTGCACAGAGATGGGGGGCAGCAGTTTTGCCTTGTTTCTGGGCTCCCAGCGCTCCTGGAAGAGGCCTGCACTGGATCACGCAGCTGCAGACAAATTTCGGGAGCAATGTTGCATACAGGAGTACGACCCGGCTCACATCCTGCCTCATGGGTCTTACCTAATGAACTGTGGATCTCCTAAAGAGG ATGTGTTTGAGAAGAGCCAGGCCCTGCTCGTGGATGAGCTCAGCCGCTGCAGCCTCCTGGGCCTCACCCTCTACAACTTCCACCCCGGCTCCTCCCTGGGCTCCATCACCACTGAGCAGTGTGTGGAGAAGATAGCAGGAGCCATTAACCACGCTCACCAGCAGACACCCGCTGTAGTTACAG TGTTGGAGAACATGAGCGGTCAGGGCAGCACGGTGGGCGGAACGTTCTCCGAGCTGAAGAGCATCATAGACAAAGTGAGAGACCAGACCAGAGTCGGAGTGTGTCTGGATACCTGCCACGCCTTTGCAGCAG GATACGACGtggctgcagagggaggagTGAAGGCCACGCTGGATGAGTTTGATCAGGAAGTGGGGCTCGGATACCTTAAAGCCGTCCATCTCAATGACTCTAAAG GTAAACTTGGCTGCAACCTCGATCGCCATGAAGACATCGGCAAAGGTCACATCGGAATCTCTGCTTTCCGAGACATCGTCAACGAGCCCAGACTGGACAACATCCCTCTGATACTGGAGACTCCTGGACG GCCGGGATTCGAGTACGCCGAGCAGATCGAACTTCTCTATTCCCTCTGTGAGAAAAAATAG